One window of the Bos indicus x Bos taurus breed Angus x Brahman F1 hybrid chromosome 8, Bos_hybrid_MaternalHap_v2.0, whole genome shotgun sequence genome contains the following:
- the ZNF462 gene encoding zinc finger protein 462 isoform X4, which translates to MMEVLQCDGCDFRAPSYEDLKAHIQDVHTAFLQPTDVAEDNANESRSGSMNASNQTEVEFSSIKDEFAIAEDLTGQNAAALGTGSYYGHSPGYYSQHIAPNPKPTNKFFQCKFCVRYFRSKNLLIEHTRKVHGAQAEGSSAGPPVPGSLNYNIMMHEGFGKVFSCQFCTYKSPRRARIIKHQKMYHKNNLKETTAPPPAPAPMPDPVVPPMSLQDPCKELPAEVVERSILESMVKPLTKSRGNFCCEWCSYQTPRRERWCDHMMKKHRSMVKILSSLRQQQEGTNVPEAQNKNDLSPTSNSTYLSMNAASRELPNTNVSNFRGSIGNSIMRPNSSSTSKFSPMSYPQMKPKSPHNSGLVNLAERSRYGMPDMTNSADLDTNSMLNDSSSDEELNEIDSENGLNAMDHQTVGMSAEQLMGSEGNKLLETKGIPFRRFMNRFQCPFCPFLTMHRRSISRHIENIHLSGKTAVYKCDECPFTCKSSLKLGAHKQCHTGTTSDWDAVNSQSEGISSSLNEGVVSYESSSINGRKSGVLLDPLQQQQPPPPPPPPPPPPPSQPQPPQLQSPHQVPPQPQLPPPPPPPPAQAPPLHPYKCTMCNYSTTTLKGLRVHQQHKHSFCDNLPKFEGQTSSLPLDSETDSHPSSSNTVKKSQTSILGLSSKNNFVAKASRKLANDFPLDLSPVKKRTRIDEIASNLQSKINQTKQQEDAVINVEDDEEEEEDNEVEIEVELDREEEPPEPILEVPTPFSAQQIWARDAPEPPKEPNFRTVAHDYNATNGAEIELTLSEDEEDYYGSSTNMKDHQVSNTTLLNTQTPIYASEHNNENTDFSDSGRLYYCKHCDFNNKSARSVSTHYQRMHPYIKFSFRYILDPNDHSAVYRCLECYIDYTNFEDLQQHYGEHHPEAMNVLNFDHSDLIYRCRFCSYTSPNVRSLMPHYQRMHPTVKINNAMIFSSYVVEQQEGLGTESQTLREILNSAPKNMATSTPMARGGGMPAPYPKNTPSKTFPPECENQKDPSVNTVVVYDCDVCSFASPNMHSVLVHYQKKHPEEKASYFRIQKTMRMVSVDRGSALSQLSFEVGAPMSPKMSTMGSPPPPQPPPPDLSTELYYCKHCSYSNRSVVGVLVHYQKRHPEIKVTAKYIRQAPPTAAMMRGPEGPHGSPRPPAPMQQLNRSSSERDGPPVENEMFFCQHCDYGNRTVKGVLIHYQKKHRDFKANADVIRQHTATIRSLCDRNQKKPASCMLVSPSGVERDKTKLRALKCRQCSYTSPYFYALRKHIKKDHPALKATVTSIMRWAFLDGLIEAGYHCEWCIYSHTEPSGLLLHYQRRHPEHYVDYTYMATKLWAGPDPSPPSLTMPAEAKTYRCRDCVFEALSIWDITNHYQAFHPWAMNGDESVLLDIIKEKDAVENPMSSSEDLVGTVSCENSMPGPLAEQEGECPEDARLSPEKTIQLASVNPAISSTPYQCTVCQSEYNNLHGLLTHYGKKHPGMKVKAADFAQDIDINPGAVYKCRHCPYINTRIHGVLTHYQKRHPSIKVTAEDFVHDVEQSTDIAQNDVEETSRIFKQGYGAYRCKLCPYTHGTLEKLKIHYEKYHNQPEFDVFSQSPPKLPMSLEPEITTEVSPSQVSVTEDEVGEEPVSTSHFATSHLVSHTVFRCQLCKYFCSTRKGIARHYRIKHNNVRAQPEGKNNLFKCALCAYTNPIRKGLAAHYQKRHDIDAYYTHCLAASRTISDKPNKVIIPSPPKDDSPPLSEELRRAVEKKKCSLCAFQSFSKKGIVSHYMKRHPGVFPKKQHASKLGGYFTAVYADEHEKPVLMEDSEERGGFEKAEVEGNEGQDIEWLPFRCIKCFKLSFSTAELLSMHYTDHHSRDLKRDFVILGGGPRLQGSAYQCKHCESRLQSTAELTSHLNIHNEEFQKRAKRQERRKQLLSKQKYADGAFADFKQERPFGHLEEVPKIKERKVVGYKCKFCVEVHPTLRAICNHLRKHVQYGSVPAVSAAVKVGSSSSSVSPPGCISIWFPSTQIVQWKQKIRASGYRRLWVTFLCCVCLCFQVFRAPERSPVGSLPILFCSSHRLTSCLSFSYGNDTEIPGECVF; encoded by the exons ATGATGGAGGTGCTTCAGTGTGATGGCTGTGACTTCAGAGCCCCGTCTTATGAAGATCTCAAGGCGCACATCCAGGATGTCCACACGGCATTTCTGCAGCCGACAGACGTTGCTGAAGACAACGCGAATGAGTCACGATCTGGGTCCATGAATGCCAGTAACCAGACAGAGGTGGAGTTTTCATCTATAAAGGATGAATTTGCGATTGCAGAGGACTTAACAG GTCAAAATGCAGCCGCGTTGGGGACTGGAAGTTACTATGGCCATAGTCCAGGATATTACAGTCAGCATATTGCCCCTAATCCCAAACCAACAAACAAGTTTTTTCAATGCAAGTTTTGTGTACGCTACTTCAGGTCAAAAAACCTCCTCATTGAACACACTAGGAAGGTCCACGGAGCTCAAGCTGAAGGGAGTTCAGCCGGACCCCCTGTTCCAGGATCCTTAAATTATAATATCATGATGCATGAGGGATTTGGAAAGGTCTTCTCTTGCCAGTTTTGCACATACAAGTCACCAAGGAGGGCAAGAATAATTAAGCATCAGAAGATGTATCACAAAAACAATTTGAAGGAGACCACTGCTCCCCCCCCTGCCCCTGCTCCAATGCCAGACCCAGTGGTCCCACCCATGTCCCTGCAGGACCCCTGCAAGGAACTGCCAGCAGAGGTTGTGGAGCGCAGCATCTTAGAATCCATGGTCAAGCCACTGACCAAGTCTCGAGGCAACTTTTGCTGTGAGTGGTGCAGCTATCAGACCCCCCGCCGAGAACGCTGGTGTGACCACATGATGAAGAAGCACCGCAGCATGGTCAAGATCCTGTCCAGTCTCAGGCAGCAGCAAGAAGGGACAAATGTGCCTGAGGCGCAGAACAAGAACGACCTCAGCCCCACTTCTAACTCCACCTATCTGTCCATGAATGCTGCCAGCCGGGAGTTACCCAACACTAACGTCTCCAACTTCAGGGGCTCCATTGGCAACTCCATCATGAGACCCAATTCTTCTTCCACTTCCAAGTTTTCGCCCATGTCTTACCCTCAGATGAAGCCGAAGTCACCTCACAATTCTGGCCTCGTTAACTTGGCGGAGAGATCCCGTTACGGAATGCCCGACATGACCAATTCTGCTGACCTGGACACTAACAGCATGCTGAATGACTCTAGTTCTGATGAAGAGTTAAATGAAATAGACAGTGAAAATGGCTTAAATGCTATGGATCACCAGACAGTAGGCATGTCTGCAGAGCAGCTGATGGGCTCAGAGGGCAACAAATTATTGGAGACCAAGGGGATCCCGTTTAGAAGATTCATGAATAGGTTCCAGTGCCCCTTTTGTCCTTTCCTCACCATGCATCGACGTAGTATTTCCCGTCACATAGAAAACATCCACTTATCTGGAAAGACAGCCGTCTACAAATGTGATGAATGTCCGTTTACTTGCAAGAGCTCGTTAAAACTTGGGGCTCACAAACAGTGTCACACGGGTACCACATCAGATTGGGATGCTGTGAATTCCCAGAGTGAAGGCATTTCCTCCTCACTGAATGAAGGTGTCGTGTCTTATGAGAGCTCAAGCATCAATGGCAGGAAGTCGGGGGTCTTATTGGATCCCTTGCAGCAGCAACAGCCAcccccgccgccgccaccgccaccaccaccacctccgtCACAGCCACAACCACCGCAGCTACAGTCGCCCCATCAGGtgccaccccagccccagctgcCCCCGCCGCCTCCCCCGCCACCTGCGCAAGCCCCACCCCTGCACCCCTACAAGTGCACCATGTGTAATTACTCCACCACGACTCTGAAAGGGCTGCGAGTTCATCAGCAGCACAAACACTCTTTCTGCGACAACTTGCCAAAATTCGAGGGGCAGACCTCAAGCCTGCCATTGGACAGTGAGACAGACAGCCacccctcttccagcaacactgTGAAGAAAAGTCAGACCTCAATTCTTGGGTTGTCCTCCAAGAACAATTTTGTCGCCAAGGCCTCTAGGAAGCTCGCTAACGACTTTCCGCTCGACTTATCGCCCGTGAAGAAGAGGACCAGGATTGACGAGATAGCAAGCAACCTGCAGAGcaaaataaaccaaacaaaacagcAAGAAGATGCGGTGATCAACGTGGAAGATgacgaggaggaagaggaggacaaTGAAGTGGAGATTGAGGTGGAGCTGGACAGGGAGGAAGAGCCGCCGGAGCCCATCCTGGAGGTGCCCACGCCCTTCTCTGCCCAGCAGATCTGGGCGAGAGATGCCCCTGAGCCCCCGAAGGAGCCCAACTTCAGAACTGTTGCCCATGATTACAATGCCACCAATGGGGCTGAAATAGAGCTCACCCTTTCTGAAGATGAAGAGGATTATTATGGCTCCTCCACCAACATGAAAGATCACCAGGTTTCCAATACTACTCTGCTCAACACCCAGACTCCTATCTACGCAAGTGAGCACAATAATGAAAATACCGACTTTAGTGACTCGGGAAGGCTTTATTATTGCAAACACTGTGACTTTAACAACAAATCTGCCCGGAGTGTCAGCACCCACTACCAGCGCATGCACCCGTACATTAAGTTCAGCTTCAGGTACATCTTGGACCCCAACGATCACAGTGCAGTGTACCGGTGCCTGGAATGCTACATCGATTACACCAACTTTGAAGACCTGCAGCAGCATTACGGTGAACACCACCCAGAAGCCATGAATGTCCTCAACTTTGACCACTCGGACCTGATTTACCGGTGTCGGTTTTGTTCCTACACAAGCCCGAACGTCCGAAGCCTGATGCCACATTACCAAAGAATGCATCCCACCGTGAAGATTAACAATGCCATGATATTTTCGAGCTACGTGGTGGAGCAGCAGGAGGGGCTAGGCACAGAATCCCAGACGCTGCGAGAGATCCTGAATTCGGCTCCGAAGAACATGGCCACGTCCACTCCCATGGCCCGTGGTGGCGGTATGCCAGCTCCGTACCCCAAAAACACTCCTTCCAAGACCTTTCCTCCAGAATGTGAAAATCAGAAGGACCCCTCGGTCAACACCGTTGTCGTGTACGACTGTGACGTTTGCTCCTTCGCGAGCCCCAACATGCACTCTGTGTTGGTTCATTATCAGAAGAAACACCCAGAAGAAAAGGCTTCCTACTTTAGGATCCAGAAAACCATGCGAATGGTGTCTGTGGACAGGGGCTCCGCCCTTTCTCAGTTATCATTTGAGGTGGGTGCTCCAATGTCTCCCAAAATGTCCACCATGggttccccaccccccccacaaCCCCCGCCACCAGACCTCAGTACTGAGCTTTACTACTGCAAACACTGTTCCTACAGCAATCGGTCAGTTGTGGGAGTCCTTGTCCACTACCAGAAAAGACACCCAGAAATAAAGGTTACTGCCAAATATATCAGACAGGCTCCTCCCACAGCTGCAATGATGAGAGGGCCGGAGGGGCCCCATGGCTCCCCCCGGCCACCTGCCCCTATGCAACAGCTCAACCGGAGCAGCTCCGAGAGAGATGGCCCTCCCGTGGAGAATGAGATGTTTTTTTGCCAGCACTGTGATTATGGGAACCGGACGGTCAAAGGGGTCCTCATTCATTATCAGAAGAAGCACCGAGACTTCAAGGCCAATGCGGATGTGATCCGGCAGCACACAGCCACCATCCGAAGCCTCTGCGACCGCAACCAGAAGAAGCCTGCCAGCTGCATGCTGGTCTCCCCCTCGGGTGTGGAGCGGGACAAAACAAAATTGCGAGCGCTCAAGTGTAGGCAGTGCTCGTACACCTCCCCCTACTTTTATGCCCTGAGGAAGCATATCAAGAAAGACCACCCTGCCCTGAAGGCCACGGTCACGTCCATCATGCGATGGGCATTTCTAGATGGCTTGATAGAAGCTGGCTACCACTGCGAGTGGTGCATCTATTCCCACACAGAGCCAAGTGGTTTGCTCCTGCATTACCAAAGGAGGCACCCCGAGCATTACGTGGATTATACCTACATGGCCACCAAGCTCTGGGCGGGGCCAGATCCgtcccctccctctctcactATGCCAGCTGAAGCCAAAACATACAGATGCAGAGACTGTGTTTTCGAAGCCCTCTCCATCTGGGACATCACCAATCACTACCAAGCATTCCACCCATGGGCCATGAACGGAGACGAGTCGGTGCTGCTGGATATCATCAAGGAGAAAGATgccgtggagaatcccatgtctTCCTCTGAAGACCTGGTGGGCACTGTGAGTTGTGAAAACAGTATGCCTGGCCCGCTTGCCGAGCAGGAAGGCGAATGCCCTGAGGATGCCAGGCTTTCCCCTGAGAAGACCATCCAGCTTGCCTCAGTTAACCCCGCCATCTCCTCCACCCCATACCAGTGTACAGTGTGCCAGTCTGAATATAACAACCTGCACGGCCTTCTAACCCACTATGGGAAGAAGCACCCAGGCATGAAGGTGAAGGCTGCCGACTTTGCCCAGGACATCGATATCAACCCCGGCGCTGTCTACAAATGCAGGCACTGCCCTTATATCAACACCCGCATCCATGGGGTCCTGACCCACTACCAGAAGCGACATCCGTCCATCAAGGTGACCGCAGAGGACTTCGTGCACGACGTGGAGCAGTCCACCGACATAGCCCAGAACGACGTAGAGGAGACGAGCAGGATCTTCAAGCAAGGGTACGGCGCCTACCGCTGCAAACTGTGTCCCTACACACACGGCACTTTGGAGAAACTCAAAATCCACTATGAGAAGTACCACAACCAGCCGGAATTCGATGTCTTTTCCCAGTCGCCCCCGAAGCTGCCCATGTCCCTCGAGCCCGAGATAACCACTGAAGTGAGCCCCTCCCAGGTCTCGGTGACGGAGGACGAGGTGGGAGAGGAGCCTGTGTCCACGTCTCACTTCGCTACCTCGCACCTCGTGTCCCACACTGTGTTCCGGTGCCAGCTGTGCAAGTACTTCTGCTCCACGCGGAAGGGCATCGCCCGGCACTACCGCATCAAGCACAACAACGTCCGCGCCCAGCCCGAGGGCAAGAACAACCTCTTCAAGTGCGCCCTGTGTGCCTACACGAACCCCATCCGCAAAGGGCTGGCTGCCCACTACCAGAAGCGCCACGACATCGACGCCTACTACACCCATTGCCTGGCGGCCTCCAGAACCATCAGCGACAAGCCCAACAAGGTGATCATCCCGTCGCCGCCCAAGGATGACTCCCCGCCACTCAGCGAAGAGCTGCGGCGCGCCGTGGAGAAGAAGAAGTGCTCCCTGTGCGCCTTCCAGTCCTTCAGCAAGAAGGGCATCGTGTCCCATTACATGAAGCGCCACCCGGGGGTCTTTCCCAAGAAGCAGCACGCCAGCAAGCTAGGGGGCTACTTCACCGCGGTCTACGCTGACGAGCACGAGAAGCCGGTACTGATGGAAGATTCGGAAGAGAGAGGTGGCTTCGAGAAAGCCGAGGTAGAGGGAAACGAAGGGCAGGACATCGAGTGGCTCCCGTTCCGCTGCATCAAGTGCTTCAAGCTGTCCTTCAGCACGGCCGAGCTGCTGAGCATGCACTACACGGACCACCATAGCCGGGACCTCAAGAGGGACTTCGTCATCCTGGGCGGCGGCCCCCGGCTGCAGGGCTCCGCCTACCAGTGCAAGCACTGCGAGAGCAGACTGCAGAGCACCGCCGAGCTGACCTCGCACTTGAACATTCACAATGAGGAATTCCAGAAGCGTGCCAAACGTCAGGAGAGGAGGAAACAGCTTTTGAGCAAGCAGAAATATGCAGATGGTGCTTTTGCAGATTTCAAACAAGAGAGG CCTTTTGGTCACTTAGAAGAGGTGCCAAAGATCAAGGAGAGGAAGGTGGTGGGCTACAAGTGTAAATTCTGTGTGGAAGTGCATCCGACGCTCCGAGCCATCTGCAACCACCTCCGCAAGCACGTCCAGTATGGCAGTGTCCCCGCCGTGTCCGCCGCCGTGAAG GTTGGATCCTcctcatcttctgtgtctccaccCGGTTGCATTTCGATCTGGTTCCCTTCCACGCAGATAGTTCAGTGGAAACAGAAGATCCGGGCCTCAGGATACAGGAGGCTTTGGGTCACCTTTCTGTGCTGTGTTTGTTTGTGCTTCCAAGTGTTTCGAGCTCCTGAGAGGAGCCCCGTGGGTTCTCTCCCCATCCTCTTCTGCTCCTCCCACCGCCTGACTTCTTGTCTGTCTTTCTCCTATGGTAATGATACAGAGATCCCAGGAGAATGTGTCTTTTAA